The Helicoverpa zea isolate HzStark_Cry1AcR chromosome 23, ilHelZeax1.1, whole genome shotgun sequence sequence GACAGAGAGGCAGACAAAGAGGACCAAAATGTTCTTTCGgagaaataaaatttatgttcACATtcgcaaataataaaaaaattacattcattATATCATATGAGATCAACCACAGTGGCGGTCAGTCTGCTAGGCAAAGTCGTCTTTAAAGTAGGCTTTGAGGTACTAGATTTGCACTTTTTATCATCAATATCACAATAGGACAACAAAAcacccccctttcaccacttcctagtgttatggctttCGAGAAGAAGCAGGTGTACTGAAAGAGATTTCATGTGAGATGTTGAAGGGGGGGGGGAGAGGGTGGAATCAAATCTCTCGACATCTCACCAAGGGGGAGGGAGGggcagaaaattaaaaaaaacacctcACACCCTCTTTCCTGTGGTATTTCCATATTACgagtgtgtacaaaaatttataaataaatatataagaagCTGCTAAGAACAAACTTCTCAGCAAGACAGCTCTCTCTCATAGAGAGCTGTATGAGGGATTTTCTTTAtatcaaatataattaaaaatatatattatactttattgcacacataaatacattttgacacactgaaatataaatacttttGGCACATTgggattttctttttcatcttCTCCTAGCTGATGCCTTGTTTGTACTGATCTTTGTACGTTTCTTGGACAAGTTCCTGCGATGCGACATGGCATCGCAGTTGAGTGTAGTGTGTACTAGATGAGCGATGCTGATGTAGGCAGTGCGTGCGCAGGATGAGCCCGGCGGAGCGGCGGGCGCTGTGCGGGCGCAAGCTGGACGGCTGCGCGCCGCTGTTCGTGGCGTGCAAGCGCGGCAACGTGGAGATCGTGGAGTACCTGGTGCACGTGTGCGCCGCCGACCTGGAGCAGCGCGGCGTGTACGAGGTGCCCGACGACCGCTCCGTGCACACCGTCACGCCGCTGTGGTGCGCCGCCGTGGCGGGCCGCCTCGAGGTGCTGCGCGCGCTGGCCGACGCCGGCGCCGACGTCAACGCGGGCTCCGACTCCGGCTCCACGCCCGTGCGCTCCGCCTGCTTCATGACGCACCTGGACGTGGTGCGCTTCCTGGTGTCGCGCGGCGCCGACATCCACCGGCCCAACCACAACGGCGGCACGTGCCTCATCAACAGCGTGCAGTCGGCGCGGCTGTGCGCCTTCCTGCTGGAGCACGGCGCGGCCGTCAACGCGCGCGACACGCAGCTCAAGACCGTGCTGCACTACGCCATCCAGGAGCACCGCGTGGAGACGGCGCGGCTGCTGCTGGAGCACGGCGCCGACCCGCTGCTGGCGTCGCGCGCCGGCGACGACGCGCTGCGCACCGCCTGCCTCAAGGGCGCGGCGCAGGTGGTGAGTCTGCTGGCGGGCCGCGTGCGCTACCCCGCCGCGCGCCTGGCCGACGCCTACGAGCTGCTGGGCAGCACGCAGCTGGACGAGTTCAACGACGTGACGGCGGCGCTGGGCGCGTGGCGCCGCGCCACGGCCATCCGGCACGGCGGCGGCGCCTACGTGGCCAAGCGGCCCGTGcgggcgccggcgccggcgctgGGCGGCGCCCGCGAGTGGCGCAGCGCGGCGGAGCTGGAGGCGGCGGCCACGGACATGGACGCGCTGCGCGTGCAGTCGCTGCTGGTGGTGGCGCGCGTGCTGGGCCCCGACCACAAGGACACGGTGTTCCGCCTCATGTACCGCGGCGCCTCTTACGCCGACGCCTTCCGCTACCAACGCTGCATCGACCTGTGGAGCTGGGCGCTGCAGCTGCGCATCGAGAAGGACTCGCTGCTCTCGGCCGGTCAGTGCACTCGCCCACTTCTCTCCTCACTATCATACTAGACTTACCAGtagtatttgaaataaatactatataagTTAGAATTGAAgttagtttgctctacaatcatattgcaatcgtaaatcatttgcagacaatatgattcattggTTAAttacagaaaatgataaaaacgtttatttaaaagaaggcATTGGAAAGGGGGTCGGGGTGTTTGACGTACTAACCTTCCaatatactttttaatgatttgatatatgtattttgaaatacGATGTTTCACGTACGCTTAAATGATAATGTCCTCCCCCCGCAGACACGTGCCACACGGCGTGCGCGCTGACGCGGCTGATGCTGGACGCGCACGCGGGGCGGCTGGAGCACGCGCGCGGGCTGCCGCAGTTCGGCGACGTGCTGCGCGTGTTCCGCCTGCTGGCCGCCGAGCTGCCCGCCTGCCGCCGCCTGCTGGACGCGCGGCCCGTGTTCAAGGCGCAGGCCGACACCTTCGACCGCGCGCTGCGCTGCGTCACGCACCTGGTGTTCCTGCTGCAGGCGCGGGCGGGCGCCGGCGAGCGCGAGGAGGTGGGCGCGGCCGTGCGGGCGCTGGTGGCGGCCGACGTGCGCAGCGCCCACACGCGCGACACGCTGCTGCACCTGTGCGTGTCGCGCCTCAACGTGATCCGCTCCACGTACTTCGCGGACGAGCCGGACGCGGCGCCCGTGTTCCCGCACGCGGGCGTGGTGGCGCTGCTGCTGGCGTGCGGCGCGGACGTGCGCGTGCGCAACGAGGCGCGCTCCACGCCGCTGCACGTGGCCGCCATCCCGTACAACTTCAGCACGGAGCTGGTGCGCGTGCTGCTGGCGGGCGGCGCGCACCTGGACCAGCCCAACCGCTTCGGCGACTCGCCGGCCGAGCTGGTGGCGCTGAACCGCGGCTCGCGCGTGCGCGTGCTGCAGCACGTGACGCTGGCGTGCctggcggcgcgggcgctgctGCGGGCCCGGCGCCGCctgcccgccgccgcgctgccgcGCACGCTGCACGACTTCCTCGACCTGCACCGCGCCTGAGCGCGCCTCTACGCTACTACCTATCTTATGCTAAATTAGtctcaaaattataataaaactacgTATCGAATACTCAAGCTTTTTAATAGTCTCTCCATTACAAAACATCACAGattcaaaaattacttaataaataatgttccaGCAAGTTCACAACACCTTCAGATCTATACATACGGACATACGGTCTACAACAGAATAAGTTCGCATGAGCCGCTCGCGCGCCCGCTGCCGGTGTTGCCAACTCTACGTCTTTTTACGTAGATCTACCTACCTTCAATCCAATCAACGTAATTTCTTAAGatgtacttaattatttgtaaattttaaatttaagttcTACAATTAAGTAATTGGCTTTTAAAGCCGTgtaagtcgaataaataaataaaaataaatctatacacaat is a genomic window containing:
- the LOC124641684 gene encoding protein fem-1 homolog A: MWEEGSSSSAPGKDKQDVAKLHDATFHELMQECRHSAPGARLSAKLRTALERMSPAERRALCGRKLDGCAPLFVACKRGNVEIVEYLVHVCAADLEQRGVYEVPDDRSVHTVTPLWCAAVAGRLEVLRALADAGADVNAGSDSGSTPVRSACFMTHLDVVRFLVSRGADIHRPNHNGGTCLINSVQSARLCAFLLEHGAAVNARDTQLKTVLHYAIQEHRVETARLLLEHGADPLLASRAGDDALRTACLKGAAQVVSLLAGRVRYPAARLADAYELLGSTQLDEFNDVTAALGAWRRATAIRHGGGAYVAKRPVRAPAPALGGAREWRSAAELEAAATDMDALRVQSLLVVARVLGPDHKDTVFRLMYRGASYADAFRYQRCIDLWSWALQLRIEKDSLLSADTCHTACALTRLMLDAHAGRLEHARGLPQFGDVLRVFRLLAAELPACRRLLDARPVFKAQADTFDRALRCVTHLVFLLQARAGAGEREEVGAAVRALVAADVRSAHTRDTLLHLCVSRLNVIRSTYFADEPDAAPVFPHAGVVALLLACGADVRVRNEARSTPLHVAAIPYNFSTELVRVLLAGGAHLDQPNRFGDSPAELVALNRGSRVRVLQHVTLACLAARALLRARRRLPAAALPRTLHDFLDLHRA